One Nerophis lumbriciformis linkage group LG19, RoL_Nlum_v2.1, whole genome shotgun sequence DNA segment encodes these proteins:
- the nol7 gene encoding U3 small nucleolar RNA-associated protein NOL7, producing MATRQRGQPARLTKKQKNENAVKTFVSAFDSSEDEGPEEVTFEDSKAEALQSVEQALQSARREKDLLKEKRKKRQELFQEQKKRKLLSDEVLEEIDSSQKSHSEEVQDASVTSQDEVLHMDEETKQENEKLENSRKLIGNYKVTVKPSELASSQQKMAEDFIQSRLYGPGSRRTTSNQLLSLHNKRAINKSAAVEFTKKNWAEKRKSKAEMKKMRWRHKHIPSS from the exons ATGGCGACGAGGCAACGTGGACAGCCAGCCAGGTTGACTAAAAAGCAAAAGAACGAAAATGCCGTGAAGACATTTGTTTCGGCTTTCGACTCCAGCGAGGACGAGGGgccagaggaagttacatttgaGGACTCCAAGGCCGAGGCGCTGCAGAGCGTCGAGCAGGCGCTGCAAAGTGCTCGAAG GGAGAAGGATCTACTGaaggagaagaggaagaagaggcaGGAACTGTTCCAGGAGCAGAAG AAGAGGAAACTTTTGTCTGATGAAGTTTTGGAGGAGATCGATTCTTCACA AAAGAGCCACTCTGAAGAAGTCCAAGATGCTTCTGTCACCTCTCAAGATGAAGTGTTGCACATGGACGAAGAAACAAAGCAGGAAAATGAAAAACTGGAGAACTCTAGGAA GCTGATTGGAAACTACAAGGTGACTGTCAAGCCTAGTGAGTTGGCGTCCTCCCAGCAGAAGATGGCTGAAGACTTCATCCAGTCACGACTGTATGGACCAGGAAGTCGCCGCACCACAA GCAACCAGCTGCTGTCCCTTCACAATAAGAGAGCCATAAACAAAAGTGCAGCAGTTGAGTTTACCAAGAAAAATTGGG CTGAAAAGAGAAAAAGCAAAGCCGAGATGAAGAAGATGAGGTGGCGCCACAAACACATTCCCTCCAGCTGA
- the epdr1 gene encoding mammalian ependymin-related protein 1 has translation MLRLVVVLVAAAGSFMLGLSPLEASPTVVPCLAPLQWEGRWVLYDHGTGRNNRAAVSYDGQNQRLRILQQHKKHTPCQRYFEYIFLYDSMVMFQIDQKTKECSKVAMTEAWDPFDIPDNSTFEDQYIIGGPGDNVEVQEWSDRKPARKHETWVGVYTLRDCYPVQETYIKNSSVTTSTRFFNIQLGISDPDVFSPPSTCQSARPLAMTESRC, from the exons ATGTTGCGGCTAGTTGTCGTATTAGTGGCCGCTGCAGGCTCCTTCATGCTCGGCCTGTCCCCGCTGGAAGCCTCCCCGACGGTCGTACCGTGCCTCGCCCCGCTTCAATGGGAGGGGAGGTGGGTGTTGTACGACCACGGAACCGGGAGGAACAACCGGGCCGCGGTGTCCTACGACGGCCAGAACCAGAGACTGCGAATCCTGCAGCAGCACAAGAAACACACGCCGTGTCAAAG GTACTTTGAGTACATCTTCTTGTACGACAGCATGGTGATGTTCCAGATCGACCAGAAGACCAAAGAATGTTCCAAGGTGGCTATGACTGAGGCCTGGGACCCCTTCGACATTCCAGACAACTCCACCTTTGAAGACCAGTACATCATCGGCGGTCCTGGGGACAACGTGGAGGTTCAGGAGTGGTCTGACAGGAAGCCGGCGCGCAAAC ATGAGACATGGGTGGGCGTGTACACGCTGAGGGACTGCTACCCGGTGCAGGAGACCTACATCAAGAACAGCAGCGTCACCACTTCCACTCGCTTCTTCAACATCCAACTGGGCATCAGCGACCCAGACGTCTTCAGCCCTCCCAGCACCTGCCAGTCAGCACGACCCCTTGCTATGACTGAGTCCCGCTGCTGA